A window of the Pedobacter cryoconitis genome harbors these coding sequences:
- a CDS encoding APC family permease, with protein sequence MQPKKQLSLFDLSMIVVSLVIGMGIFRTPVNVAAKAQIPELFFLAWIIGGLVAYCGALIYAEIGSRFPVTGGYYKIFSTCYHPSVAFAINGIVVLTSAASMAGVTLIGSEYLSSVIFPPEMQTDFYRLVVAAVTILIFYSINLMGLKASSKVQNILTVIKITLVLTLICAIFFGGQTEIITPVFKTASGRVPVWSDYGKALGICLIAVTFSFAGYTQTINLGGEVKEAKKIIPKGIKLGLFIIISLYLLINYTYVKVIGFEQLKTAHSIASILAGKIFGPAGFTILSAVIFLSVLGYVNVNLLSNPRAMFAMGEEKALPSVFAQKSKKTEVMVVSLTTFTALVMTTLFFAQTFDKIVNYSIILECIGTASSAATLFILRRTTAHLDKSNIYRMKWYPVLPVLFISFYLFVGISIYQDDPSAASNGLYIFIGFVAIYFISKIFNKKKEIADAAEGTALK encoded by the coding sequence ATGCAGCCTAAAAAACAGCTTTCCCTTTTCGATCTGTCTATGATCGTTGTCAGTCTGGTCATTGGAATGGGCATCTTCCGGACACCAGTTAATGTAGCTGCCAAGGCACAGATCCCTGAATTATTCTTTCTGGCCTGGATTATAGGCGGTTTGGTTGCCTATTGTGGTGCACTGATCTATGCAGAAATCGGTTCACGTTTTCCGGTAACCGGCGGTTATTACAAGATATTTTCTACCTGTTATCATCCTTCGGTTGCCTTTGCCATTAATGGTATAGTCGTGTTGACAAGTGCCGCTTCTATGGCTGGTGTAACCTTAATTGGTTCAGAATACCTGAGCAGTGTTATTTTTCCACCAGAGATGCAGACCGACTTTTACCGGCTTGTGGTCGCTGCGGTAACTATACTTATATTTTACAGTATCAACCTGATGGGTTTAAAAGCGAGTTCGAAAGTCCAGAACATCCTGACAGTAATTAAAATTACACTCGTACTGACACTGATATGCGCTATATTTTTTGGCGGACAAACGGAAATCATCACCCCTGTATTTAAAACAGCTTCAGGTCGCGTACCTGTCTGGTCAGATTATGGAAAAGCATTGGGGATTTGTCTGATCGCAGTTACCTTTTCTTTTGCAGGATATACACAAACAATCAACCTGGGTGGCGAAGTTAAAGAGGCCAAGAAAATCATTCCAAAAGGTATAAAACTGGGTCTGTTTATTATCATTTCGCTGTACCTGTTAATCAATTATACCTATGTTAAGGTTATCGGGTTTGAACAGCTAAAAACTGCACATAGCATTGCGTCGATATTAGCAGGTAAGATTTTCGGCCCCGCAGGCTTCACCATACTTTCCGCAGTTATCTTTTTATCTGTTCTGGGTTATGTCAACGTGAATCTTTTAAGTAATCCAAGAGCGATGTTTGCCATGGGTGAAGAAAAAGCACTCCCTTCTGTTTTTGCACAAAAGAGTAAGAAAACAGAGGTGATGGTAGTGAGCCTGACTACTTTTACTGCGCTGGTGATGACTACGCTCTTTTTCGCACAGACTTTCGATAAAATTGTCAACTACTCCATTATCCTGGAATGTATCGGAACAGCAAGTTCGGCAGCTACTTTATTTATCCTGCGCAGAACTACTGCTCATTTAGATAAAAGCAATATTTACAGGATGAAATGGTATCCTGTGCTCCCTGTGTTATTTATTTCTTTTTATTTATTCGTTGGGATCAGTATTTATCAAGATGATCCTTCTGCTGCCAGCAATGGATTGTATATATTTATAGGATTCGTAGCCATTTATTTTATTTCAAAAATATTCAATAAAAAGAAGGAAATAGCCGATGCAGCAGAAGGAACTGCCCTTAAGTAA
- a CDS encoding DNA topoisomerase IV subunit B translates to MAEPIYNDDSIRSLDWKEHIRLRPGMYIGKLGDGSAQDDGIYVLLKEIMDNSIDEFVMGSGRTIDITVSDSKVNVRDYGRGIPLGKVIDCVSKINTGGKYDSNAFQKSVGLNGVGTKAVNALSTNFVVQSYRDGKTKKVEFSRGEITMDHPIIDTTQRNGTAITFYPDETIFRNYHYIPDFVESMIWNYVFLNTGLTVNFNNQKYLSERGLYDLLHKVADVENIRYPIIHLKGNDIEIAMTHGQQYGEDYHSFVNGQHTTQGGTHQAAFREAVVKTIREFYKKEYEASDIRSSIIAAISVRVQEPVFESQTKTKLGSQNMGPEGPSVRTFINDFVKKELDDYLHKHTDVADALLKRILQSERERKDIAGIKKLANDRAKKASLHNKKLRDCKVHFSSTHEKRYETTLFITEGDSASGSITKSRDVDCQAVFSLKGKPLNCYELTKKVVYENEEFNLLQHALNIEDGLEGLHYNNIVIATDADVDGMHIRLLMMTFFLQFFPDLVRAGHVYILQTPLFRVRNKKETIYCYSDDERKKAIEKLGNKPEITRFKGLGEISPDEFGLFIGKDIRLDPVILKDQTIKNLLEYYMGKNTPDRQQHIIRNLRIEKDTVEALISSDLDAATAAVSEDIIEDEIAESA, encoded by the coding sequence ATGGCTGAACCTATATATAACGATGACAGTATACGGTCACTGGACTGGAAAGAACACATCAGATTACGCCCTGGTATGTATATCGGGAAGTTGGGTGATGGCTCCGCTCAGGATGACGGTATTTATGTCTTGCTAAAGGAGATCATGGATAACTCTATTGATGAGTTTGTAATGGGGTCCGGCCGTACCATTGATATCACTGTTTCGGATTCTAAGGTAAATGTACGTGATTATGGCCGTGGTATTCCATTGGGTAAAGTGATTGACTGTGTATCAAAGATCAATACCGGTGGTAAATATGATAGTAATGCTTTCCAGAAATCAGTAGGGCTGAACGGGGTAGGTACGAAAGCGGTAAATGCTTTGTCAACTAATTTCGTGGTACAGTCTTATCGTGATGGAAAAACGAAAAAGGTGGAGTTTTCAAGAGGAGAGATCACCATGGATCATCCCATTATTGATACGACGCAAAGAAATGGTACTGCCATTACCTTCTATCCTGATGAGACTATTTTCAGAAATTACCATTATATCCCTGATTTTGTAGAAAGTATGATCTGGAACTATGTGTTCCTGAATACTGGTTTAACGGTTAATTTTAACAATCAAAAATACTTGTCGGAACGTGGACTGTACGATTTGCTGCATAAGGTAGCAGATGTAGAGAATATCCGTTATCCGATTATTCACCTGAAAGGGAATGATATCGAGATTGCGATGACCCATGGTCAGCAGTATGGAGAAGATTATCATTCTTTTGTGAATGGACAGCATACAACTCAGGGTGGTACACACCAGGCTGCTTTCAGAGAGGCGGTTGTGAAAACTATCCGTGAGTTTTATAAAAAAGAATACGAAGCTTCTGATATCCGTTCTTCCATTATTGCTGCGATTTCTGTTCGCGTGCAGGAGCCGGTATTTGAGTCACAGACAAAAACTAAACTGGGTTCTCAGAATATGGGGCCTGAAGGGCCTTCTGTACGTACTTTCATTAATGATTTCGTTAAAAAAGAACTGGATGATTATCTGCACAAGCATACTGATGTTGCAGATGCTTTATTAAAGCGTATCCTGCAATCTGAACGTGAACGTAAGGATATTGCCGGGATCAAGAAACTGGCGAATGACAGGGCTAAAAAAGCATCACTTCACAATAAGAAACTCAGAGATTGTAAAGTCCATTTCAGCAGTACGCATGAAAAACGTTATGAAACTACGTTGTTTATTACCGAAGGGGATTCTGCATCCGGATCTATTACCAAATCCAGAGATGTAGATTGCCAGGCAGTATTCAGTTTAAAGGGGAAACCTCTGAATTGTTATGAACTGACCAAAAAGGTGGTTTATGAAAATGAGGAATTCAACTTATTGCAGCATGCACTGAATATTGAAGATGGGCTGGAAGGTTTGCATTATAACAATATCGTGATCGCTACTGATGCCGATGTGGATGGTATGCACATCAGGTTATTGATGATGACATTCTTTTTGCAGTTCTTCCCTGACCTGGTGAGAGCCGGGCACGTATATATTCTGCAAACCCCTTTATTCAGGGTACGTAATAAGAAAGAAACGATCTATTGCTATAGTGATGATGAACGTAAAAAAGCAATTGAGAAATTAGGAAATAAACCGGAGATTACACGATTTAAAGGTTTGGGAGAGATTTCTCCTGATGAGTTTGGTCTGTTTATCGGTAAAGATATCCGCTTAGACCCTGTAATTCTGAAAGATCAGACGATTAAAAACCTGCTGGAATACTATATGGGTAAAAATACACCAGACAGACAACAGCATATTATCAGAAACTTAAGAATAGAAAAGGATACCGTAGAAGCGTTGATCTCATCTGATTTAGATGCGGCTACAGCGGCAGTTTCTGAAGATATCATTGAAGATGAAATTGCAGAATCGGCTTAG
- a CDS encoding YihY/virulence factor BrkB family protein — MKVLHKIKHFFIALYHLFVAAGAGFIEDRVMKLSAALAYYTIFSLTPLIIIVIAAASIFFNNKINPGTELFAQISDMVSPEAAKQIQGFVANANLTGKSTIGLIIGIGTLIVGSTAIFIEIQDSINMIWKVKAVPKKGWLKMLTNRLLSFSLIISMGFLLLVSLVINSIVVGLGSKLGELVSRSKIGEVIPVADTTTTLLIYILNNAFTLAAVTAVFTIIFKVLPDVILRWKSAIIGALFTALLFSLGKYLIGVYIEKGNPASAFGAASSIIVILLWIYYTSIILYFGAEFTQAYAEKYDKGIRPSKYAVHTQITVVEEKVDVLPPQHPKETKTESA, encoded by the coding sequence ATGAAAGTACTACATAAAATTAAACATTTCTTTATTGCGCTGTACCATTTGTTTGTGGCTGCCGGGGCAGGCTTTATCGAGGACCGTGTGATGAAATTGAGCGCAGCACTTGCTTACTATACGATTTTCTCTTTAACTCCACTGATCATCATTGTTATTGCAGCTGCAAGTATATTTTTCAACAATAAAATAAATCCAGGTACCGAATTATTTGCGCAGATCAGTGACATGGTAAGCCCTGAAGCGGCCAAACAAATACAAGGATTTGTAGCAAACGCCAATCTTACCGGTAAAAGCACTATCGGTTTGATCATTGGAATCGGAACTTTAATTGTTGGTTCCACCGCGATCTTCATAGAAATACAAGACAGCATCAATATGATCTGGAAAGTGAAAGCTGTCCCTAAAAAAGGCTGGTTAAAAATGCTGACTAACAGGTTACTTTCCTTTTCACTGATTATATCAATGGGTTTCCTTCTACTGGTTTCACTGGTTATTAACAGTATCGTAGTCGGGCTGGGTTCTAAATTAGGAGAGTTAGTGAGCAGGAGCAAAATAGGTGAAGTTATTCCTGTAGCCGATACCACCACTACCCTATTGATCTATATCCTGAACAATGCTTTCACTTTAGCAGCTGTAACCGCAGTATTTACTATTATTTTCAAAGTATTACCAGATGTCATTCTACGATGGAAATCAGCTATCATAGGTGCTTTATTTACTGCACTATTATTCAGTTTAGGTAAATACCTGATTGGCGTTTATATTGAGAAAGGAAATCCTGCATCGGCATTTGGTGCGGCAAGTTCGATTATCGTGATCTTGTTATGGATATACTATACCTCTATTATTTTATACTTCGGAGCTGAGTTTACCCAGGCTTATGCAGAAAAATATGATAAAGGAATAAGACCAAGTAAATATGCAGTACACACACAGATTACTGTGGTCGAAGAAAAAGTGGATGTTTTACCTCCGCAACACCCTAAGGAAACAAAAACAGAATCGGCCTAA
- a CDS encoding BamA/TamA family outer membrane protein encodes MKKLILPSLLIFSCLVWAACSNTKYLKPGQTLYTGAEVKINPDSSSKIADEKNVKSDLESKTRPAPNKTILGLRPKLYIYNLAGEPKKPKGIRHWLRTKVGEPPVLLSDVKLKSNNAILTSYLISQGYLQSVVTGDTIVKNRSGKAIYKAETGTRYKINNITFPKDTGNLANIVNQNKGKTLLKKGDFYNLEVFKNERIRIDNDLKENGYFYFSPDYLILQVDSTIGKSQVNITVKVKDIAPDAGLKPYTIKEIKIYPNYSLRRDSVLRKLQPIEYNDFEIYDDKKTFKPRLFDRLVFFKKGETYNRKDHNQSLNRMVNINAFQAVKAEFLPVDSFKNNQLDLNIYLTPLKKNSLSFAVTGTSKSNNFVGSEVKVTQTTRNLFRGAEQLDVSVSGGFETQVSGQAQNLNSYSFTAQGKLTFPRFIVPFYKPNSTTAFIPKTIASLSYELLSRGSLYDLSSFKAEYGYLWKENLYKEHTFNPISVTYVKPSVNKLKEDSLYLANPGLRNILEKQFIIGSSYNFTYTNQMEESRRNNIYFNGNIQTGGNLWGLFVSKNDTGTKTIFKVPLTQFVRLETDLRDYYKINRNVIWANRLNLGYGYAYGSSTSMPFVKQFFAGGTNDIRGFASRSLGPGTYKVPDTVQYADQSGDIKIMLNTELRFKLVSVLYGALFADAGNIWLRKEDPSRPGSGFKLNNALSQMAVSTGAGLRVDAKIFVVRLDVAFPIRKPYLPEGQRWVIDQVAFGDKAWRKENLVYNIGIGYPF; translated from the coding sequence ATGAAAAAACTAATTCTACCCTCTTTATTAATCTTTTCGTGTTTAGTGTGGGCTGCCTGTAGCAACACTAAATATCTAAAACCCGGACAGACCTTATATACAGGTGCTGAGGTAAAGATCAATCCCGATTCTTCTTCAAAAATTGCAGATGAAAAGAATGTAAAGAGCGATTTAGAAAGCAAAACAAGACCTGCACCGAATAAAACGATTCTTGGCTTAAGACCAAAATTATATATCTATAACCTTGCCGGTGAACCTAAAAAACCTAAAGGTATCCGTCATTGGCTAAGAACGAAAGTTGGAGAACCTCCTGTATTACTGAGTGATGTTAAATTAAAAAGCAATAATGCCATATTAACGAGTTACCTGATTAGCCAGGGATACCTGCAATCTGTAGTAACAGGAGATACTATTGTTAAAAACCGTTCAGGTAAAGCTATTTATAAAGCAGAAACGGGTACCCGCTATAAAATCAATAACATCACTTTTCCTAAAGACACGGGTAATCTTGCCAATATTGTGAACCAGAACAAAGGAAAAACATTGCTTAAAAAAGGAGATTTTTATAATCTTGAAGTCTTTAAAAATGAACGGATCCGTATAGATAACGATCTGAAAGAAAATGGTTATTTCTATTTCAGCCCGGATTATCTGATACTTCAGGTAGATAGTACTATCGGAAAAAGCCAGGTTAATATTACGGTGAAAGTAAAAGATATAGCACCTGATGCAGGTTTGAAGCCATATACAATCAAAGAAATTAAGATATATCCGAACTACTCCCTGAGAAGGGATTCTGTACTGAGGAAATTGCAACCTATTGAATATAATGATTTCGAGATCTATGATGATAAAAAAACATTTAAACCTCGTTTATTTGATAGACTGGTCTTCTTTAAAAAAGGGGAAACTTATAACAGAAAAGATCATAACCAGTCTTTAAACCGAATGGTTAATATCAATGCTTTCCAGGCTGTTAAAGCAGAATTTCTACCAGTTGACAGTTTTAAAAATAACCAGCTGGATTTGAATATTTATCTGACCCCTTTAAAGAAAAACTCTTTATCATTTGCAGTGACCGGAACAAGTAAATCCAACAACTTTGTGGGTTCGGAAGTGAAAGTAACTCAAACTACCAGGAACTTATTCAGAGGGGCTGAGCAACTTGATGTAAGTGTAAGTGGTGGTTTTGAAACACAGGTAAGCGGACAAGCACAGAATCTTAATTCCTATTCATTTACGGCTCAGGGAAAATTAACCTTTCCAAGATTTATCGTTCCCTTTTATAAACCTAATAGCACAACTGCCTTCATCCCAAAAACTATTGCATCGCTGTCTTATGAGTTGTTAAGCAGAGGATCTTTATATGATTTAAGTTCATTTAAAGCTGAATATGGGTATTTATGGAAAGAAAACTTGTATAAAGAACATACTTTTAATCCTATTTCAGTCACTTACGTAAAACCATCAGTAAATAAGTTAAAAGAGGACAGCTTATATCTTGCAAATCCTGGATTAAGAAACATTCTTGAAAAACAATTTATCATTGGAAGCAGCTACAATTTCACCTATACCAATCAGATGGAAGAGTCCAGAAGAAATAATATATATTTCAATGGAAATATACAAACAGGTGGAAATCTTTGGGGATTATTCGTATCCAAAAATGACACAGGTACTAAAACAATTTTCAAAGTTCCATTAACACAATTCGTAAGATTGGAGACAGATCTTAGAGATTATTATAAGATCAATAGAAATGTGATTTGGGCCAACCGCCTTAATCTGGGATATGGTTATGCATATGGTAGTAGTACTTCCATGCCGTTCGTCAAACAATTTTTTGCTGGTGGAACAAATGATATTCGTGGTTTTGCATCAAGGTCACTGGGACCAGGCACTTACAAAGTTCCAGATACAGTCCAATATGCAGATCAAAGCGGTGACATAAAAATCATGTTGAACACTGAGCTGCGTTTTAAATTAGTCAGTGTCTTATACGGAGCTTTGTTTGCTGATGCAGGAAATATCTGGCTACGAAAAGAAGATCCATCCAGACCAGGTTCAGGTTTCAAATTAAATAATGCTTTAAGTCAAATGGCAGTCTCCACCGGAGCAGGTTTACGTGTAGATGCTAAAATCTTTGTTGTCCGTCTAGACGTAGCCTTCCCGATCAGAAAACCATACCTGCCAGAAGGACAAAGATGGGTAATTGATCAGGTTGCCTTCGGTGATAAAGCCTGGAGAAAAGAAAACTTAGTTTATAACATAGGAATTGGCTATCCATTCTAA